Sequence from the uncultured Flavobacterium sp. genome:
GAATCATTAGCGATTGGAATACCGGTAATTTCTGTAGATTGTAAATCTGGACCAAAGGAAATTATTCAATCGGAGTTTAATGGTTTACTGGTAGAAAATTATAATTCGACTTTGCTTGCAGAAGCTTTTAAAAGAATGATTTATGATGAAGAATTGTTTCGTTTTTGTAAAAATAACGCCGCCCGAAGCGTAGCGCATTTATCTCTTGAAACTATCGCCAAACAATGGAAAAATTTAATACTACAAATAAAATAGGATGAACAATATAAAGAATGTTCGTTTAATCGAAATTCCAAAAATTCAAGATAGGCGCGGTAATCTTTCAGTTATTGAAGGCGAAGCGATACCATTTACATTCAAAAGAGTGTATTATTTGTACGATGTGCCTAGCGGAAGTAAACGTGGCGGTCATGCTCATAAACAGCAACAAGAGTTTTTAATTGCTTTGAGCGGAAGTTTTGATGTAATTCTGAAAGACGGAAAATCAATTGAGACTATAACGCTTAACAAACCAAATTTTGGGTTGTTAATTGAAGATGGAATCTGGAGAGAATTAAAAAATTTTTCTTCAGGATCCGTTTGTCTTGTACTGGCTTCTGATGAATTTGATGAAGAAGATTATATCAGAGAATTTAAAGAATTTAAGTTATTTAAAAACCGATGAGCCAATTCCAAGGTTTGCCATTTTGAGTTTTATCTGAATTAAAAATTGTAGAAAAAAGGGAGGAAGCTGCAATAGAAATCTTTTTTTGAAACTAATTTTTTTTAAATCAATTCCTTTATAATAATAGTCAAACATGGCTTTGTCCGAAACTAATTTGCTTTTGATTGCGAGTGAAAATCGATTTAAATCTAAAAAAAGTTTAAGATCGGCATTTGTTTTTTCAAGTTCGGAAAATTTTGAAAAGTCCATTTTAGAATTTAAAAAGTTATTGTTTTTAGATAAACTATTTTCATCATAAACATAACGGGCAAGAATTTTCCAAGAGAATACAACAGGATATATCAAACCTATTCTAATCCAGAGATCAGTATCCTGGCCACTTTTTATTTTTGGGTCAAATAAACCAATTTCGTTAAAAAGATCTTTATCAAATACAGCACAAGAAGTGCAAATTGCTGTTGTTTTTAAACTTCCATGAAAGTAATTGACTAATTCAAAATCGCCTTTTTTTTGTATGGAATATGTGGCTGGAAATGTTTTCTTTGAAGTTTCAATTTCAATTGCTCCTGAAAAAACTTTTTGCTCCGGAAAAAGCTGTGTAGCTTCATGCATTACTTTCAAAAAATTTGGATACCAGTAATCATCGGCGTCAAGGAAAGTTATGAAATTAGATTTTGCTTTTTCGACACCATAATTCCGAGCTATAGAAACACCTTCGTTGTCTTTGGAGAAATATTGAATTCTAAGATCTTTAAATTGTAATAGTTTCTCTTCGCTTTTATCTGTTGATCCGTCATTAATCACAATAATTTCGAAATCCTGAAAAGTTTGATTCAAGACACTTTTTATCGTGTTTTCGATAAAATTTTCTTTGTTGTATAATGGGATTATAACAGAAAAAAAAGCCATTTATTTTGATTTTAAAGTGCAATAATAGCCCAATCGATACAAATCGAAAAGAAATAATGATGGTTTTTTGCTAAACAATTGTCTCAGAAAAAGAGATTTTGAAGTTTTAAAACCAAAAGCAATAATATGTTGAAAACCGTATTTTTTTATAAGTAAAAAGTAATGAGAGAGTTTTACATAATTAGAGGAAATTAAATTAGAATCTACGAGATTTTTTAATCCAATTACAGCTTCTTCAGATTTTCTTAAGAATGTCTCATTATCTTCTAATCCCAGATGATAAACGGTATTTTCTATATGAATAACTTCAATTTTTTGTTGCATTAATTCATACGAAAACAAAGTATCTTCATGCCTTAGATTTGGAATACTTTCATTGAAATTGACTTTTGAGAAAATACTTTTTTTAATTAAAAAGTTTAAAGTCAAAAATGAAATGTAAGGATTTTTATTTCGATCTGAAGTTGTTAATGCCTCACGTTTTGTCCCGTAAACCCAACGTAAAAGCTTGTTTTTTGATGGTTGTGCGCTTTCGTACAAAATACCTCCGTAGACTATTCTTTCATCATTATTTATTTGTAAAATATATTTAGATAGAAAGTCTTTGTGGACTGGAATTGTATCAGCATCAAGAAAAAGCAAGTTTTCGTAAATTGCTTTTTGCGCCAGTAAATTCCGAATTGCACTTCGTCCGATATTTTCCTGTAAAACTAAAAAAGAGCAATTCTGAAATTGATTAATTTGCTGGTTTTCATTTGTAAAAAAAGCGGAAGCATCATCTAAGCAAATAATTTCAAAAGCAATACTTAATTCCAAAGCTTGATTATGCAGTTTTTCAACTAATGAAACAACATTATAATTATAAGTAGGAATTAATATAGAAAGCATTACACATTGCGTTGCACGACTTCAAAAATTCTTTCGTCTTCACATTTTAAGGTTTTAGACGGGAATTTCATCAATAGCGCATAATCATGAGTTGCCATGATAATCGTTTTACCGTTTGCATTGATTTTTTTCAATACTTCAAGAACTTCAGAACTTGTTTGTGGATCAAGGTTTCCGGTTGGTTCATCGGCAAGAATAAATTCAGGATCGTTTAGCAATGCTCTTGCAATCGCAACACGTTGTTGTTCTCCTCCAGAAAGTTGGTGTGGCATTTTATTCAGGAAATCTTTCATTCCTACTTTGTCCAGAACTTCATCAATTTTATGTTCCATTGCTTCTTTTTCTGTCCAGCCAGTTGCTTTCAATACAAAAAGCATATTGTCTTTTACAGAACGATCCGGAAGCAATTTGAAATCCTGAAATACAATTCCAATTTTACGTCTCAAATACGGAATTTCACTTTCTTTTAATGCCGCCAAATCAAACTCAACGATATGACCTTCACCTTCAGTTAAAGGCAAATCACCGTACAATGTTTTCATAAAGCTACTTTTTCCAGAACCTGTTTTTCCAATTATATAGATAAATTCACCATGTTGAACATCTAAATTAATATGAGATAAAATTTTTCTTCCTTCCTGATATATAGTTACTTCTTTAAGAGACAGTACGATTTGTGACATAATAAATTGATTTGATTGGTAAAAGTAATAAGATAACGGTTGGATTCAAAATAAATTTCAATCATTTCTTGTAAAATATTAAAATGAAAATTGAAACCATATAAGTGATTTAAGTTCATTTTAGTAAATGGTGCAACGAAGTTTTTTTATTTAATAAAGCTTATATGAGTTTAGAGTAATAACTAAATGTGAAAAACACCTAGCTTATAATTACTTATATCACTTATATGGTTGAAAAATGGCATTTCAGGAGTTGTAGAATATGCGTTGTTATATTTTTGTTCATAATAAATGCTTGAATCGTTTCGTTATAAACGTTATAAAATGATACATTTGAATACTAAATATAATTAAAATGCGTAGACTTTCCTGGTTCTTTTTACTCCATATAATCCTTATTTCGACCATAGTTTCGGCACAAAAATCAGCTATATATACTTACGATTTAAAGACTTTTGACAAAGCACTGGCTTTATACAATGACAAACAATATGCGTCGGCTCAACTTATTTTTGAATATGTAAAAAACAACGCAACGACCGAAGAAGTTCAGTCAGATTGTGCTTATTACATCGCCAATTGCGCCATTAGAACCAACAAAGCAAATGCTGATGCTTTGATGGAAAAATTTGTTGAAGATTATCCAACAAGTACAAAACAAAATCAGGCTTATGTAGAAGTTGCTCAGTTTTTCTTTGAACAGGGAAATTATCCAAAAGCGTTGCAATGGTTTGACAAAGTGGATGAAAGTTATATGAGTAAATCTGATTCGGATAAGTTTAATTTTCAAAAAGGATACAGTTATTTCAATGCCAAAAAGAAAAAAGAAGCTACTACATATTTTAATAAAGTGGTAAATTCTCCTGAATTTGGTTCTCAAGCCAAATATTATCTTGGATTTATGGCTTATGAAGGCGACGATTATAAAGAAGCGACTAAATATTTTGATGAAGTTTCGGGCGAAGAAAAATACAAAGAAAAGCTGTCGTATTATCAGGCCGATATGAATTTCAAATTAGGAAATTTCCAAAAAGCAATCGATTTGGGACAAACTGCAATGTCTAAATCAAATGCTATTGAAAAATCTGAATTGAATAAAATTATTGGAGAAAGTTATTTTAATTTAAAACAATACGGCAAAGCGATTCCGTTTTTAGAGCAATATGCTGGTAAAAAAGGAAAGTGGAACAATACGGATTTTTACCAATTAGGATATGCTTATTATGAGCAAAAAGACTATGAAAAAGCAATTTCTCAATTCAATAAAATCATTGAAGGGAAAGATTTCGTAGCTCAAAATGCGTATTATCATTTAGGTTTAAGTTATCTAAATACGGGTAAAAAACAAGAAGCTTTGAATGCTTTTAAAAATGCTTCGGAAATGGATTTTAATGCACAAATTCAGGAAGATGCGGCTTTAAATTATGCTAAAGTGAGTTATGATATTGGGAATGCATATCAAACTGTTCCTGGAATTTTACTTGATTTCTTAAAAAAATATCCAAATAATTCAAGCAGATCTGAGGTAGAAAAATTATTGGTCGATTCTTATATTTCGACTAAAAACTATAAAGAAGCTTTGGTTTTATTAGAGAAAAACAGATCGGCAGAAAATAAAGCGGCATATCAAAAAGTACTTTTTTACAGAGGTTTAGAATTGTATAATGAATCAAATTATCAAGAAGCCGGAAAGATGTTCAAAAGCGCTATAAGCGAACAAAAAACACCTGAATTTACAGCTCGTGCGACTTTCTGGAAAGCTGAAACTGAATATCTTTCAGATGATTTTCAGAATGCTTTATTAAGCTACAAACAGTTTGCTGGTTTGGCTGCAGCCAAAACTACTGACGAGTATAAAAACATCAATTACAATATTGGTTACACTTATTTTAAACTGAAAGAATACGATTCAGCAGGAAATTCTTTTCAGGCACAAATTGATAATGCAAAAGAAGATAAAGTTCGTTTGAATGATTCGTATTTACGTTTGGGAGATTGCCGTTTTGTGAGTGCAAAATATAGTGCTGCAAATGAAGCTTACGCAAAAGCGATCGAAGCAAAAGGTGTTGATGCGGATTATGCTCAATTTCAAAAAGCAATTTCATATGGTTTTATGTCTAAAAATGATAAGAAAATTGATGAATTGAATAATTTCATTCAGATGTATAAAAAATCAGAATATCGTGATGATGCTTTATTCGAATTGGGAAATACTTATGTGGCTGAAAAGAAAAATGATCAGGCGCTTAAAACTTACGATCAGTTAATCTCTGAATATAAAAACGGTTCATTTACGTCGAAATCTATTTTGAGACAAGGTTTGATTTATTACAACTCAGATCGTGATGATCAGGCTTTGGTTAAATTCAAAAAAGTCGCAGCAGAATTTCCAAAAACTCCGGAAGCTTTAGAGGCAGTTTCTACAGCGAGATTGATTTATGTTGATTCCGGAAAAGTCGATGAATATGCAACTTGGGTTCGTACGCTGGATTTTGTTTCGGTTACAGATGCTGAATTGGATAATGATACTTATGATGCAGCTTTCAAACAATACAGTCAAAATAACAGCAAACAGGCAATTACAGGTTTTGCAGGTTATATCGCTAAATTTTCGTCAGGACTTCATGCGCTTGAAGCTAATTTTTATTTGGCACAATTGTATTTTGCAGAAGGTTCAGAAACGAAATCAACTTCAAATTATCAATATGTAATCGATCAGCCAAGAAGTGAATTTACAGAACAAGCGTTAACGCGTTTGGGGCAAATTTTCTTAAAAGCAAAAGATTGCGACAAATCGATTCCGGTTTTGGTACGTTTAGAAAACGAAGCCGATTTTCCTCAGAATAAAAGTTTTGCACAAGCTAATTTGATGAAATGTTATTATGACAAAAAAAATTACGATAATTCGGTTGTGTATGCAGACAAAGTGTTGCAAAACGCAAAAGCCGATGCAAATGTAAAATCTGATGCACAAATTATCGTAGCGCGTGCGGCAATGCAAACTGGTGATGAAGCTAAAGCTAAAGCTGCTTACGCGAAATTATCGGCAACTTCAAAAGGAGAATTAGCAGCAGAAGCGTTGTATTATGATGCTTATTTTAAAACTAAAGAAGGCAAGTTTGATGCTTCGAATGTTTCAGTTCAGAAGTTGGCCAAAAACTATTCGGCTTATAAATATTATGGAGCGAAGAGTTTGGTTTTGATGGCGAAAAACTTCTACGGATTAAAAGACAGTTATCAGGCAACTTACATTTTGGATAACGTAATCAACAATTTTACAGATTATCCGGATGTTGTCGAAGAAGCTAAAACGGAATTAAGTGCAATTAAGTTAGAGGAATCAAAAACGAATTCGTCTATTAATAAGTAAGAAGTAAAGAGTATAGAAAATAGAATATAGAAGATAGAGACAAGAAGCAAGATGAAAGATTGCTGAGAAGTCTTTTCTTTTTGTTCTTTCATCTGTTTTCTGAAAAAACAATAAGAATAAAAGATTACAGAGTAAAGAATATAGATTGAAAAGCAAAGATTGAAAGTCTATTCTCTTTATTCTATACTCTATTTTCTCAAAAAAAAAGAAAAAAATGAATTTACCTTTTTATATAATCGATGTTTTTGCTGATAAAAAATATGCCGGAAATCAATTGGCGGTTTTTTTAGATGCGGAAAATTTGAATAAAGAACAAATGCAGCAGATTGCTCGCGAAATTAATTTTGCTGAAAGCACTTTTATTACCAAGCTGGATTTAGAAAATAATAAAGCAGAGATTAAAATTTTTACGCCAGCGCATGAAATGCAATTTGCGGGTCATCCGATAATTGGAACTTCGTGGGTTTTGATGAATAAAATATTTGAGAATTCGCCTGAAAACTTAAAGTTGAATGTTCCGATTGGACCAATTGCAATTCATAAAACAGAAGATTTGATTTGGCTTAAAGCCGCACAACCAAAATTCTGGGATATTTTTTCGAAAGAAGATTTTGGTGTTTTCAGTAATTTAAAAAATCACGATTTCGAAAATCAATTTCCAATTCAGGAAGTAACAACCGGAAGCGCCTTTGTAATGGTTGGATTAAGTAGTAAAAGAGCCTTAGAAAATCTGGTTTTAGACAAAGATAAAACGGATGATTGGCTGAAAAAGAACTGCAAAACAGATCATAGAGGTTTATACTTTTATTATTTAGAAGGTTCAAAATTGTTTAGCCGAATGTTGTGCATAGAACACAATCAATTGGTTGAAGATGCTGCAACAGGAAGCGCAAGTACGTGTTTACAAGCTTTTCTTTTAAAATATCATAAACCTGAAATTGATCTGATTAATTATCAGGGAGATTATATCGATCGTCCATCTCAGATTTATTTCAAAGGAAGTTTAAACGAAAATGACTTTGATATAAAAATAGGAGGAAAAGCTCAGTTTGTTGCAAAAGGGGAGTGGGAAGCTTAGTTTTAGAAGAAAGAAGTTAGAATAAAGAGAATAGAATATAGAAAATAGAGTCAAGAAGCTAGAGCAAAGACTAAAATATAATAGAATAAAAAAATAGAGAAAATCCAGAAATAAGAGAGAAGTCTTTCTTCTTTGCTCTTTTTTCTATTCTCTAAAAAAAAGAAAATATATGAAGATTAATTGCCAGAATAAAATCATTGTTTTACTACTATTGTTTGTTGTCCAGCTTTCGTTTTCACAGAAGAAAAATGAAAGCATTGGTACAGAAACCGTGAATGTGGTAAAACCGTATTCGCCAACAATTTCAGATGCATTTAAAGTGAAAGAAACACCTTCGCTTGACGATTCAGGAAATCAGCCTAAAGAAACTATAAAATACAGTATTTTGTCGGTTCCGGTGGCTTCAACTTTCACGCCTTCAAAAGGAAATGCACAAGGTGTGGATAAAGCTAAAAAAGAAAAATTGTTTAATAATTACGCGACTTTGGGAGTTGGAAATTATGGTACTTTAAATGCTGAATTATTCGTAAATCAGGATTTAGGAAATAATGATTATGTGGCGGGAATGTTTCGCCATCATTCTTCTCAGGGCGGAATTAGCGGCGTAGATTTAAATGATGAATTTTATGATACAGCGTTAAATGTTGGTTATGGTGTAAATAACCGTGATATGTCTTGGAATGTTGATTTGGGATATCAAAATCAATTGTATAATTGGTACGGTTTGCCTGCTGATTTTGGTATGACTTTGCCGCCGGCGCAACAAGAAGATTTGATTAGAGGAATTAATGCAAATCACTCTTATAATACAATTGCTTTAGGCGGAAATATCGAATTTAATGAAGGTATTTTTAGCAAAATAGCAACAAAATTCACGCATTTTTCGGATAGTTTTTCTTCTTCAGAAAATCGTTTTTATCTAAAACCTACTTTCAAAGTAGATGTTATGGATCAATCGATAAATACGAATGTAATTATTGATCACGTAAGTGGATCTTTCGAAAATAATTATGCTCGTAATAATACTGAACCGTTAAAATACAGTTTGACTAATTTTGGAATTGAGCCTAGTTTTGTGATTCATGAAAACGATTGGACTTTAGAATTGGGAGCTGGATTGTATTATGGTTTGGATTCTGAAAACAGCGGAAACAAGTTTTATATTTATCCAAAAGTAAATGCTTCTTATAAATTAGTGGGCGATTTGATGATTTTCTATACGGGAGTTTATGGTGCTTTAAATCAAAACTCTTATGCTGATTTTGTAACGGAAAATCCATTTTTATCACCAACTTTAAACATGAGACCAACAAGTAATCAATATACTGTTTTTGCAGGTTTAAAAGGGAAATTAGCAAACAATGTAAGCTATAATTTGACTGGTTCTTATTTGAATGAAAAAGATAAGGCTTTGTTTAAAAGCAATGATTATACAGAAGATCTTGCAAATGAAAACTACGCTTACGGAAACTCTTTTGGAGTTGTTTATGATGATGTGAGAACGTTTCGTTTTTATGGAGAATTAAAAGCTGATTTTTCAGAAAATGTTTCTTTTGGAATTAACGGAACTTTTAATAGTTACAAATTCGACGGTTTGGAAGCGTGGAATTTGCCTTCGATGAAATTGAGTTCAAATCTTGATGTAAATATTACAAAACAATGGTACGCTGGTTTGAATGTTTTCTTTGTTGGAGAACGTAAGGATATGCAATCGAATTTGAATTCTGGAGTTGATCCGGTTGTTACAACGCTAAAAAGCTATTTTGATGCCAATGCGCACGTAGGATATAAATATAATGAGCGCTTAACGTTTTTCCTGAAGCTTAATAATATTGGAAATCAGGCTTACGAAAAATGGTTGAATTATCCTGTACAAGGATTTCAGGTTTTAGTGGGAGGAAATTATAAATTTGATTTTTAAGGGAGATTTAACCGCAAAGTACGCAAAAGATTTTTTTCTTGCGTTATGTATATAAAACACAGAGTTCGCAAAGCTAGTTCAATACAAAGCTTTGCGAACTTTGCGTTTATTAAGCGCGATCCAGGATAAAAACTTTTGCGTGCTTTGCGGTTAATTTTGTGTAATTCGTGTTGAAAAAGATTGCAGAAGTAAAAAACCTTTGCACCTTTGTAACTTAGAACCTCAGTACTTTAAAAAAAAATGGAATTCAAACAAAAAATACATTCTCATTACTTGCAAATGGTTCAGGATCGAATAGATGTTTTTAGAGACATGATTTCGGCTTTGACCGAAGATTCTAAAAATGATGCTAAAGGTTCGGCTGGCGATAAGCACGAAACGGCTTTGTCGATGATGCATATCGAGCAGGAAAAACTAACGAATAAATTAAAAGAAGCAATTACTCAAAAAGCGATTTTAGATAAAATTGACGCTTCAAAAACAACTGAAAATATTATTTCTGGCAGCTTGGTAAAAGCAAACGGAATTTATTTATA
This genomic interval carries:
- a CDS encoding FdtA/QdtA family cupin domain-containing protein produces the protein MNNIKNVRLIEIPKIQDRRGNLSVIEGEAIPFTFKRVYYLYDVPSGSKRGGHAHKQQQEFLIALSGSFDVILKDGKSIETITLNKPNFGLLIEDGIWRELKNFSSGSVCLVLASDEFDEEDYIREFKEFKLFKNR
- a CDS encoding glycosyltransferase family A protein yields the protein MAFFSVIIPLYNKENFIENTIKSVLNQTFQDFEIIVINDGSTDKSEEKLLQFKDLRIQYFSKDNEGVSIARNYGVEKAKSNFITFLDADDYWYPNFLKVMHEATQLFPEQKVFSGAIEIETSKKTFPATYSIQKKGDFELVNYFHGSLKTTAICTSCAVFDKDLFNEIGLFDPKIKSGQDTDLWIRIGLIYPVVFSWKILARYVYDENSLSKNNNFLNSKMDFSKFSELEKTNADLKLFLDLNRFSLAIKSKLVSDKAMFDYYYKGIDLKKISFKKRFLLQLPPFFLQFLIQIKLKMANLGIGSSVFK
- a CDS encoding glycosyltransferase; amino-acid sequence: MLSILIPTYNYNVVSLVEKLHNQALELSIAFEIICLDDASAFFTNENQQINQFQNCSFLVLQENIGRSAIRNLLAQKAIYENLLFLDADTIPVHKDFLSKYILQINNDERIVYGGILYESAQPSKNKLLRWVYGTKREALTTSDRNKNPYISFLTLNFLIKKSIFSKVNFNESIPNLRHEDTLFSYELMQQKIEVIHIENTVYHLGLEDNETFLRKSEEAVIGLKNLVDSNLISSNYVKLSHYFLLIKKYGFQHIIAFGFKTSKSLFLRQLFSKKPSLFLFDLYRLGYYCTLKSK
- a CDS encoding ATP-binding cassette domain-containing protein, translated to MSQIVLSLKEVTIYQEGRKILSHINLDVQHGEFIYIIGKTGSGKSSFMKTLYGDLPLTEGEGHIVEFDLAALKESEIPYLRRKIGIVFQDFKLLPDRSVKDNMLFVLKATGWTEKEAMEHKIDEVLDKVGMKDFLNKMPHQLSGGEQQRVAIARALLNDPEFILADEPTGNLDPQTSSEVLEVLKKINANGKTIIMATHDYALLMKFPSKTLKCEDERIFEVVQRNV
- a CDS encoding tetratricopeptide repeat protein, with translation MRRLSWFFLLHIILISTIVSAQKSAIYTYDLKTFDKALALYNDKQYASAQLIFEYVKNNATTEEVQSDCAYYIANCAIRTNKANADALMEKFVEDYPTSTKQNQAYVEVAQFFFEQGNYPKALQWFDKVDESYMSKSDSDKFNFQKGYSYFNAKKKKEATTYFNKVVNSPEFGSQAKYYLGFMAYEGDDYKEATKYFDEVSGEEKYKEKLSYYQADMNFKLGNFQKAIDLGQTAMSKSNAIEKSELNKIIGESYFNLKQYGKAIPFLEQYAGKKGKWNNTDFYQLGYAYYEQKDYEKAISQFNKIIEGKDFVAQNAYYHLGLSYLNTGKKQEALNAFKNASEMDFNAQIQEDAALNYAKVSYDIGNAYQTVPGILLDFLKKYPNNSSRSEVEKLLVDSYISTKNYKEALVLLEKNRSAENKAAYQKVLFYRGLELYNESNYQEAGKMFKSAISEQKTPEFTARATFWKAETEYLSDDFQNALLSYKQFAGLAAAKTTDEYKNINYNIGYTYFKLKEYDSAGNSFQAQIDNAKEDKVRLNDSYLRLGDCRFVSAKYSAANEAYAKAIEAKGVDADYAQFQKAISYGFMSKNDKKIDELNNFIQMYKKSEYRDDALFELGNTYVAEKKNDQALKTYDQLISEYKNGSFTSKSILRQGLIYYNSDRDDQALVKFKKVAAEFPKTPEALEAVSTARLIYVDSGKVDEYATWVRTLDFVSVTDAELDNDTYDAAFKQYSQNNSKQAITGFAGYIAKFSSGLHALEANFYLAQLYFAEGSETKSTSNYQYVIDQPRSEFTEQALTRLGQIFLKAKDCDKSIPVLVRLENEADFPQNKSFAQANLMKCYYDKKNYDNSVVYADKVLQNAKADANVKSDAQIIVARAAMQTGDEAKAKAAYAKLSATSKGELAAEALYYDAYFKTKEGKFDASNVSVQKLAKNYSAYKYYGAKSLVLMAKNFYGLKDSYQATYILDNVINNFTDYPDVVEEAKTELSAIKLEESKTNSSINK
- a CDS encoding PhzF family phenazine biosynthesis protein encodes the protein MNLPFYIIDVFADKKYAGNQLAVFLDAENLNKEQMQQIAREINFAESTFITKLDLENNKAEIKIFTPAHEMQFAGHPIIGTSWVLMNKIFENSPENLKLNVPIGPIAIHKTEDLIWLKAAQPKFWDIFSKEDFGVFSNLKNHDFENQFPIQEVTTGSAFVMVGLSSKRALENLVLDKDKTDDWLKKNCKTDHRGLYFYYLEGSKLFSRMLCIEHNQLVEDAATGSASTCLQAFLLKYHKPEIDLINYQGDYIDRPSQIYFKGSLNENDFDIKIGGKAQFVAKGEWEA
- a CDS encoding TonB-dependent receptor, whose product is MKINCQNKIIVLLLLFVVQLSFSQKKNESIGTETVNVVKPYSPTISDAFKVKETPSLDDSGNQPKETIKYSILSVPVASTFTPSKGNAQGVDKAKKEKLFNNYATLGVGNYGTLNAELFVNQDLGNNDYVAGMFRHHSSQGGISGVDLNDEFYDTALNVGYGVNNRDMSWNVDLGYQNQLYNWYGLPADFGMTLPPAQQEDLIRGINANHSYNTIALGGNIEFNEGIFSKIATKFTHFSDSFSSSENRFYLKPTFKVDVMDQSINTNVIIDHVSGSFENNYARNNTEPLKYSLTNFGIEPSFVIHENDWTLELGAGLYYGLDSENSGNKFYIYPKVNASYKLVGDLMIFYTGVYGALNQNSYADFVTENPFLSPTLNMRPTSNQYTVFAGLKGKLANNVSYNLTGSYLNEKDKALFKSNDYTEDLANENYAYGNSFGVVYDDVRTFRFYGELKADFSENVSFGINGTFNSYKFDGLEAWNLPSMKLSSNLDVNITKQWYAGLNVFFVGERKDMQSNLNSGVDPVVTTLKSYFDANAHVGYKYNERLTFFLKLNNIGNQAYEKWLNYPVQGFQVLVGGNYKFDF